The following coding sequences lie in one bacterium genomic window:
- a CDS encoding thioesterase family protein, giving the protein MNTETAGTEFDRAVALQRVDDGRWQAEIQDGWDFVGTPNGGYLLSIASGALIELTGRPDPITITAHYLAPAHPGPAELYGELVKVGRRHATAGAALRQDGRMVAQVLGTFGQLSESSRSGICHEAGLPDLPPPESCVAPAPSSGGFVPPPITERVEIRLHPAPGWLGEWFTTDHIAGGYLEEDGVIWDEAGDVVAVSRQMAILPR; this is encoded by the coding sequence GTGAACACCGAGACCGCTGGCACTGAATTCGACCGGGCCGTGGCTCTCCAACGGGTCGACGACGGCCGATGGCAGGCCGAGATCCAAGACGGTTGGGACTTCGTCGGTACGCCCAACGGTGGCTACCTGCTCTCAATCGCCTCGGGAGCGCTCATCGAGCTGACCGGCCGGCCAGACCCTATTACGATCACCGCCCACTACCTGGCGCCGGCGCATCCGGGACCTGCGGAGTTGTACGGGGAACTCGTCAAGGTGGGACGGCGACACGCGACCGCGGGTGCCGCACTTCGTCAGGATGGCCGGATGGTCGCCCAGGTTCTAGGCACCTTCGGCCAACTCTCGGAGTCGTCCCGCTCTGGCATCTGCCACGAAGCGGGATTGCCGGACCTGCCGCCACCGGAGAGCTGTGTCGCCCCGGCTCCCAGTTCGGGCGGCTTCGTGCCACCCCCGATCACCGAGCGAGTCGAGATCCGGCTGCATCCGGCCCCGGGCTGGCTGGGCGAATGGTTCACTACTGACCACATTGCCGGCGGATACCTCGAGGAAGACGGGGTGATCTGGGACGAGGCGGGCGACGTGGTCGCCGTGTCCCGGCAAATGGCCATCCTGCCCCGCTAG
- a CDS encoding ferredoxin--NADP reductase, translating to MSGLKEQLNAIVAQRVEVSPGLIVLRAVPDGWELPDFESGQFAVLGLPGTARRHEVSDPEEVRANPEKIIKRAYSIASSSVANEYIEFYIVRVSSGALTPRLFALSVGDRLWLSPKISGLFTLDEVPPDQHVLLISTGTGLAPYMSMLRSHLVCGEPRRFAVIHGARHSWDLGYRSELMTLERMCSNFTYIASISRPEEEPAPWTGESGYIQDVWQRGVLEGSSEFRASPEDTHVFLCGNPSMIVTMTNLLNERGFKEHKRNDPGQVHVERYW from the coding sequence ATGAGTGGATTGAAGGAACAGCTCAACGCGATCGTAGCCCAGAGAGTGGAGGTTTCTCCGGGGCTCATCGTCCTTCGCGCGGTGCCTGACGGGTGGGAGCTCCCCGATTTCGAATCGGGCCAGTTCGCCGTTCTAGGCTTGCCGGGGACAGCACGGCGGCACGAGGTCAGTGACCCTGAAGAGGTGCGCGCCAATCCCGAGAAGATCATCAAGCGCGCCTACTCCATCGCCTCGTCATCGGTTGCGAACGAATACATCGAGTTCTACATCGTTCGGGTGTCGTCGGGCGCCTTGACGCCTCGCCTCTTCGCTTTGTCAGTGGGCGACAGGCTGTGGCTCTCTCCAAAGATCAGTGGGCTCTTCACGCTCGACGAGGTGCCGCCGGATCAGCATGTGCTCCTGATTTCCACCGGTACCGGCCTGGCCCCGTACATGAGCATGCTCCGCAGTCACCTTGTTTGTGGTGAGCCTCGACGGTTTGCGGTGATCCACGGAGCACGTCATTCCTGGGATCTGGGCTACCGCTCGGAGCTGATGACCCTGGAGCGTATGTGCTCAAATTTCACCTATATTGCATCGATCAGCCGACCAGAGGAAGAGCCGGCTCCCTGGACCGGCGAGTCCGGTTACATCCAGGACGTGTGGCAACGAGGAGTGCTCGAAGGGAGCTCGGAGTTTCGAGCCTCGCCAGAGGACACGCACGTCTTCCTGTGCGGTAATCCCAGCATGATCGTCACCATGACCAACTTGTTGAATGAGCGAGGCTTCAAGGAGCACAAGCGTAACGACCCCGGCCAGGTTCATGTGGAGCGATACTGGTGA